Proteins from a genomic interval of Bifidobacterium longum subsp. infantis ATCC 15697 = JCM 1222 = DSM 20088:
- the tal gene encoding transaldolase: MTEATQRTSDNGVSIWLDDLSRSRIESGSLQDLIANKNVVGVTTNPSIFQKALSQVGPYDAQLKELGKVDVETAVRELTTTDVRNATDIFREIAEATDFVDGRVSIEVDPRLAHDTENTAKQAVELWEKVNRPNAMIKIPATLEGLPAITATLAKGISVNVTLIFSLERYEQVIDAFIEGIAQADANGHDLKHIGSVASFFVSRVDSAVDKLLEANGSDEAKALEGKAAVANARLAYELFEKKFAEDPRWAALAAKGAKVQRPLWASTGTKNAAYSDCKYVDELVAKHIVNTMPEKTLNALADHGNGAPSIEGTFEESHAVINKLAELGINLKDVTDKLEADGVAAFIKSWDSVLADVQSGIDRVNA; this comes from the coding sequence TCCGACAACGGCGTTTCCATCTGGCTGGACGACCTGTCCCGCTCCCGCATCGAGTCCGGCTCCCTGCAGGACCTCATCGCCAACAAGAACGTGGTCGGCGTCACCACCAACCCGTCCATCTTCCAGAAGGCCCTGAGCCAGGTCGGCCCGTACGACGCTCAGCTCAAGGAGCTCGGCAAGGTTGACGTTGAGACCGCTGTCCGCGAGCTCACCACCACCGATGTGCGCAACGCCACCGACATCTTCCGCGAGATCGCTGAGGCTACCGACTTCGTCGACGGCCGTGTCTCCATCGAGGTCGATCCCCGTCTGGCCCACGACACCGAGAACACCGCCAAGCAGGCTGTGGAACTCTGGGAGAAGGTCAACCGTCCGAACGCCATGATCAAGATCCCGGCGACCCTCGAGGGCCTGCCGGCGATCACCGCCACCCTGGCCAAGGGCATCTCCGTGAACGTCACCCTGATCTTCTCGCTCGAGCGTTACGAGCAGGTCATCGACGCCTTCATCGAGGGCATCGCCCAGGCTGACGCCAACGGCCACGACCTGAAGCACATCGGCTCCGTCGCCTCCTTCTTCGTCTCCCGCGTGGACAGCGCCGTCGACAAGCTGCTGGAAGCCAACGGCTCCGACGAAGCCAAGGCCCTCGAGGGCAAGGCCGCCGTGGCCAACGCCCGTCTGGCCTACGAGCTCTTCGAGAAGAAGTTCGCCGAGGATCCGCGTTGGGCCGCCTTGGCCGCCAAGGGCGCCAAGGTCCAGCGTCCGCTGTGGGCCTCCACCGGCACCAAGAACGCCGCCTACTCCGACTGCAAGTACGTTGACGAGCTGGTCGCCAAGCACATCGTCAACACCATGCCGGAGAAGACCCTGAACGCTCTTGCCGACCACGGCAACGGCGCTCCGTCCATCGAGGGCACCTTCGAGGAGTCCCACGCCGTCATCAACAAGCTGGCTGAGCTGGGCATCAACCTCAAGGACGTCACCGACAAGCTGGAGGCCGACGGTGTCGCCGCCTTCATCAAGTCTTGGGATTCCGTGCTGGCCGACGTCCAGTCCGGCATCGACCGCGTGAACGCCTGA